In Nostoc sp. CENA543, a single genomic region encodes these proteins:
- a CDS encoding MFS transporter, with the protein MELKTKSLAANHHLLTQLLKWVNLRPEEGERTGLMFAFYTTVSIGLRWAEDSTVALFLDEYGVGPLPWIYIASAAMGIALVFLYSWLQKIFPLRWVVVAIAPCMVVPLIFLVLLHKGVTISYLTVIVVFLLRLWVDSLYVVNDLNTSIVANQIFNIREIKRTYPIVSSGLLVADVISGFSLPWLLQFAKLNRVIIIACGVIFLGSAILAYLTYQYRGVFPDAPQRVLPQEQASRHRRLEAPLRRYTLQLFAFVGLLQIMGLLIDFQYLQELKFNLGDKELAGFLGLFGGIVGLCELTTQWFVSSRLIERFGVFFSAALLPVAVGFIVPGAIFVLNLLPGIQSVAFFWGLVGLKFADELLRYTFVVSSGPVLYQPIPERIRSRMQALSGGTAEAIATGLAGFVIFLTLLIGGNFASTPVQKWIFIAETAVVAIGCLRVVWVLRSRYVDLLVLSAERGELSASKVGLRAFKQGVVKALEETGNTTDKHSCIELLAQIDPQGAAEILAGLLFKLAPDLQHHCLEVMLAAGAKAEYVSEVRWLLERPPGVVNPEVFALALRYVWLAETHPNLSLLEDYLHPRHHSLVRGTAAALLLRQGTPIQKAAATKTLRRMLTHKQEVERINAVKALREAVYLQALRIHVPNLLQDESLRVRCAVLEMIAATRMEEYYPALLKALYYKSTRETAMRALVKMENEALEMLLQLATNVYKPEVLRMYAWRTIAHISTLEALETLWLHLESSWGATRYHILRSVLKIQKQSEVTNLVDRFQHSRVESLIDQELKFLGEIYAAYIDLKARQNFESYEIQERVAIIEELLQRALQEMEWDVKERILLLLRLLYSPEKMQAAAFNLRSESGANLARGLEILEHTVNLPTKSLLLNILDQRSPQEKLSYLVEAGLVEYEPFSPSERIRRMLTLGKFFSDWCLACCFHFAQVNRIRLTINEILLALRHPTGFVREAAIAYLGVVSQRVLLELLPKLQQDSHPLVATQVQELINKYPHKSDVDAKYEIPHHV; encoded by the coding sequence ATGGAATTGAAAACTAAGTCGTTGGCGGCAAATCATCATTTGCTGACACAGCTATTAAAATGGGTTAATCTACGACCAGAAGAAGGTGAACGTACTGGGTTGATGTTTGCCTTTTATACAACTGTATCTATAGGTTTACGTTGGGCAGAAGATAGTACAGTCGCGCTTTTTCTGGATGAATACGGAGTGGGGCCATTACCTTGGATATATATAGCTAGTGCGGCTATGGGAATTGCACTAGTTTTCTTGTATTCTTGGTTACAAAAGATTTTCCCTTTGCGTTGGGTAGTGGTGGCGATCGCACCTTGTATGGTAGTACCGTTAATCTTTCTGGTATTACTGCATAAAGGGGTTACTATCTCCTACCTAACGGTGATAGTAGTATTTTTACTGCGCCTCTGGGTGGATTCTTTATATGTAGTTAATGATCTCAACACTTCTATAGTTGCTAACCAAATTTTCAATATTCGAGAAATTAAACGTACTTACCCCATCGTTAGCAGTGGGTTACTAGTTGCAGATGTCATTAGTGGTTTTAGCTTACCTTGGTTGCTGCAATTTGCCAAACTCAATCGGGTGATTATCATCGCCTGCGGTGTGATTTTCTTGGGTTCGGCCATTCTCGCTTATTTAACTTATCAATATCGCGGCGTTTTTCCCGATGCGCCGCAGCGTGTACTTCCTCAAGAACAAGCTTCTCGACATCGCCGTCTAGAAGCACCTCTGCGACGTTACACCTTACAGTTGTTTGCTTTTGTGGGTCTTTTGCAAATCATGGGTTTATTAATTGATTTTCAATACCTGCAAGAACTAAAATTCAATTTGGGTGACAAAGAATTAGCAGGTTTTTTAGGTTTATTTGGTGGGATTGTCGGACTTTGTGAGTTAACCACCCAGTGGTTTGTCTCTAGTCGCTTGATTGAACGTTTTGGAGTGTTTTTTAGTGCTGCACTTTTACCTGTAGCTGTGGGTTTTATTGTTCCTGGTGCGATTTTTGTCCTGAATTTACTCCCAGGAATTCAATCTGTAGCTTTTTTCTGGGGATTAGTGGGGCTGAAATTTGCCGATGAGTTGCTGCGTTATACCTTTGTAGTCAGTAGTGGCCCGGTGTTATATCAACCCATACCAGAGCGAATTCGTAGCCGAATGCAGGCTTTATCAGGAGGAACAGCCGAAGCGATCGCCACAGGTTTAGCAGGGTTTGTAATATTTTTAACTTTATTGATTGGCGGAAATTTTGCCTCTACTCCTGTGCAGAAATGGATATTTATTGCAGAGACAGCAGTTGTAGCGATTGGATGCTTGCGTGTAGTGTGGGTATTGCGATCGCGCTATGTAGATTTGCTAGTTTTGAGTGCAGAACGTGGTGAATTAAGTGCTTCTAAGGTGGGATTGCGCGCCTTTAAGCAAGGAGTAGTCAAGGCTTTAGAAGAAACAGGTAACACCACCGATAAACATTCTTGTATCGAACTTTTAGCCCAAATTGACCCCCAAGGGGCGGCGGAAATTTTAGCCGGATTATTATTTAAACTAGCCCCAGATTTACAGCACCACTGTTTAGAAGTGATGTTAGCTGCGGGTGCGAAGGCTGAATATGTGTCGGAAGTACGCTGGTTATTAGAACGACCTCCTGGTGTGGTAAATCCAGAGGTTTTTGCTTTAGCATTGCGTTATGTCTGGTTAGCGGAAACCCATCCCAATCTCAGTCTTTTAGAAGATTATCTGCATCCGCGCCACCATTCCCTCGTGCGTGGAACTGCGGCGGCTTTACTGCTACGTCAAGGGACACCCATACAAAAAGCTGCCGCGACTAAAACCCTGCGCCGGATGCTGACTCACAAGCAAGAAGTGGAACGGATAAACGCAGTTAAAGCCTTAAGAGAAGCAGTTTATTTGCAAGCCTTGCGGATTCATGTCCCCAATTTGTTACAGGATGAATCTTTAAGAGTGCGCTGTGCTGTTTTGGAAATGATTGCGGCGACTCGCATGGAAGAATATTACCCGGCTTTATTGAAAGCACTGTATTACAAATCCACCCGTGAAACAGCGATGCGCGCCCTGGTAAAAATGGAAAATGAAGCATTGGAGATGTTGTTGCAATTAGCCACCAATGTTTATAAACCAGAAGTATTACGAATGTATGCTTGGCGGACAATCGCGCACATTTCTACCCTCGAAGCCTTAGAAACTTTATGGTTACATTTAGAATCCTCTTGGGGAGCAACCAGATATCATATTCTGCGGAGTGTATTAAAGATTCAAAAACAGTCAGAAGTTACCAATTTAGTAGATAGATTTCAGCACAGCCGAGTGGAAAGTTTAATTGACCAAGAATTAAAGTTTTTAGGTGAAATTTATGCTGCATACATAGACCTAAAAGCACGACAAAATTTTGAAAGTTATGAAATTCAAGAGCGAGTTGCCATTATTGAAGAATTATTACAACGCGCCTTGCAAGAAATGGAATGGGATGTGAAAGAAAGAATCTTACTCTTGTTAAGATTGCTTTATTCCCCAGAGAAAATGCAGGCGGCAGCTTTTAATTTACGGTCTGAATCAGGAGCTAATTTAGCACGGGGACTAGAGATATTAGAGCATACAGTCAACTTACCCACAAAATCATTGCTGTTGAATATTTTAGATCAGCGATCGCCCCAAGAAAAACTCTCTTATCTTGTCGAAGCTGGGCTAGTAGAATATGAACCATTTTCCCCCAGTGAAAGAATCCGCCGAATGCTGACTTTAGGGAAATTTTTCTCTGACTGGTGCTTGGCTTGCTGTTTCCATTTTGCTCAAGTCAACCGGATTCGCCTGACCATTAATGAAATTTTACTAGCTTTGCGTCATCCTACAGGCTTTGTCAGAGAAGCTGCGATCGCTTATTTAGGTGTAGTCTCTCAGCGTGTACTTTTGGAACTTCTACCCAAACTACAACAAGATTCACATCCACTTGTAGCTACTCAAGTTCAAGAGTTAATCAACAAATATCCCCATAAAAGTGATGTTGATGCCAAATATGAAATCCCCCATCATGTGTAA
- a CDS encoding tubulin-like doman-containing protein, whose translation MSRPTVIFRPTVVIGLGGTGYEVVLKLKKRFIDVYGYVPEIIRFLSIDTTENIQSREKSPDGIKVVLEPNELYAISVANPLPLTRNDHIDEWWPRNIPAHSLINGAGQIRARGRLAFFAKVGDINGLINQAINSVREIRSSKQAFSDNFQVSNRDGVEVFIIGSLAGGTGSGTFLDVAFLARQYLNSFSNITGLFVLPRVFANLPQTHLVKSNAYGALKEIEHCWNLSPSNALEIDYGITKVKADRPPFDAVFLMDGMNKNGTVVSRPNDLQNLIADGLYIQIGSQIGLDAANVADNIRAYLAAGEKVRGRNINYCSFGFATLTLPVQQYERMKLEDTQNLLKNELMSTTANIDVDSEIERFLQDCKLGEANTLLDSLTESDRGGQAKPEFRIGEMKYDRTSLPTIKELYKRQLDQMEQRTAKDLAMNFYRLEQNATATITAWLERSLNRPNGLASTLQFLSKLSQKIDELQQNVQRKSKEAQSNFSTLKLEPQEEKIKEAAETWFPNKNTIQAACQRYKERADQKWRVYLHWKRCDKAAELCGMLRNKLEKIQEQCQRIHSNLDKVYRDVEQSYAEVSRQGNSDNPFIHTIQRIDLESKRPKVSGEDFIRWYREKSQSLTNWSEKKAEDVKNDILSFMDEIYRPLTSMNIEQVLADSNPEDVGEDLQQLGKLAVPLWQYQDAEIPSKQQHIITEFYYYGVESNNTIFSNPPLSSRLPKGKGNISFVPTGEPHKLTLFRVEIGVPLFTLNGIKDMELAYLDPDKVFKHLHRNWTNLANLIPPEDDGGALRWFALALAPNPYSLIVNQKKQYFVHTDQARKLEDGILLLGEDRKSAFKAFKNNVSLVKEIAQKVDKITHEDKEKARLSLETYIKQVHELLKNNRVGLPIKEQVELEIQEIDAYLEDLDVIN comes from the coding sequence ATGTCTCGTCCCACAGTTATTTTTCGTCCTACTGTTGTCATTGGGTTAGGCGGTACTGGTTACGAAGTTGTACTCAAACTTAAAAAACGCTTCATTGATGTTTACGGCTACGTACCAGAAATTATTCGATTTCTTTCTATTGATACAACCGAAAATATTCAAAGCCGGGAAAAATCACCTGATGGAATTAAGGTCGTTTTAGAACCTAATGAACTTTATGCTATTTCAGTTGCCAATCCATTACCATTAACACGCAACGATCATATTGATGAATGGTGGCCGAGAAATATTCCCGCACATAGTTTAATTAATGGTGCAGGTCAAATTCGCGCCCGTGGACGCTTGGCTTTCTTTGCGAAAGTAGGTGATATCAACGGTTTAATCAATCAAGCGATTAATTCTGTGCGCGAAATTCGCAGTAGTAAACAGGCATTTTCAGATAATTTTCAAGTATCTAATCGTGATGGTGTAGAAGTTTTTATTATTGGTAGTTTAGCAGGGGGAACAGGTAGCGGTACTTTCTTAGATGTGGCATTTTTAGCCAGACAATATCTGAATAGCTTTTCTAATATTACAGGACTATTTGTATTACCGAGAGTATTTGCTAATCTTCCCCAAACTCATCTAGTGAAATCAAATGCTTATGGTGCGCTGAAGGAGATTGAACACTGTTGGAATTTGTCACCATCCAATGCTTTAGAGATTGATTATGGTATTACTAAAGTCAAGGCTGATCGCCCTCCTTTTGATGCTGTGTTTTTGATGGATGGGATGAACAAAAATGGCACTGTGGTTAGCCGTCCTAACGACCTACAAAACTTAATTGCTGATGGTTTGTATATTCAAATTGGTTCTCAAATTGGTCTAGATGCTGCTAACGTTGCTGATAATATTCGGGCTTATTTAGCAGCTGGTGAGAAAGTCCGAGGACGGAATATAAATTATTGTAGTTTTGGCTTTGCTACCTTGACTTTGCCAGTACAGCAATATGAGCGAATGAAACTAGAAGATACGCAGAACTTGTTGAAAAATGAGTTGATGTCTACGACAGCAAATATTGATGTAGACAGCGAGATTGAGCGTTTTTTACAAGACTGCAAATTAGGAGAAGCTAACACCTTATTAGATAGTTTGACAGAGAGCGATCGCGGTGGACAAGCCAAGCCAGAATTCCGCATCGGAGAAATGAAATATGACCGCACATCTTTACCGACGATTAAAGAACTGTACAAGCGACAGTTAGATCAAATGGAACAACGAACGGCTAAAGATTTAGCGATGAATTTTTACCGTTTAGAACAGAATGCAACCGCGACTATTACAGCTTGGTTAGAGAGGAGTCTGAACCGTCCTAACGGTCTAGCTTCTACTTTGCAATTTTTAAGTAAACTTTCTCAAAAGATAGATGAGTTACAGCAAAATGTGCAGCGCAAATCTAAAGAAGCACAATCTAATTTTTCTACTTTAAAATTAGAACCCCAAGAAGAAAAAATCAAAGAAGCCGCAGAAACTTGGTTTCCCAATAAGAATACCATCCAAGCAGCTTGCCAAAGATATAAAGAACGGGCTGATCAAAAGTGGCGGGTATACTTACACTGGAAACGCTGTGATAAAGCGGCAGAACTTTGTGGAATGCTACGAAATAAGCTCGAAAAAATTCAAGAACAATGTCAACGTATACACAGCAACTTAGATAAAGTTTATCGAGATGTAGAACAAAGTTACGCCGAAGTTAGTCGCCAAGGTAATTCCGATAATCCGTTTATTCACACTATTCAACGTATTGATTTAGAATCGAAACGCCCCAAAGTTAGTGGTGAAGACTTCATCCGTTGGTATCGAGAAAAGTCTCAAAGTTTAACTAATTGGTCTGAGAAAAAAGCCGAAGATGTAAAAAATGACATCTTATCATTTATGGATGAAATCTATCGTCCACTAACTAGTATGAATATTGAGCAAGTATTAGCGGATAGTAACCCAGAAGATGTAGGAGAGGATTTACAACAACTTGGTAAACTAGCAGTTCCTTTATGGCAATATCAAGATGCAGAAATTCCATCTAAACAGCAGCACATTATCACAGAATTTTATTACTACGGAGTAGAAAGTAACAACACTATTTTTAGTAATCCACCCCTTTCTAGTCGTCTACCTAAAGGCAAAGGCAATATTTCTTTTGTACCTACAGGTGAACCCCATAAACTCACACTGTTTCGTGTAGAAATAGGTGTACCTTTGTTTACCCTGAATGGGATAAAAGATATGGAGTTAGCTTATCTAGATCCCGATAAGGTTTTTAAACATTTACATCGTAATTGGACAAACTTAGCAAATTTAATTCCTCCCGAAGATGATGGCGGGGCATTACGTTGGTTTGCTTTAGCATTAGCACCTAATCCATATTCCTTAATTGTCAATCAGAAGAAGCAATATTTCGTACATACAGACCAAGCCAGAAAATTAGAAGATGGCATATTGCTGTTAGGAGAAGACCGCAAATCAGCATTTAAAGCTTTCAAAAATAATGTTTCTTTAGTTAAAGAAATTGCTCAGAAGGTCGATAAAATTACCCACGAAGACAAAGAAAAAGCGAGATTGTCTCTGGAAACCTATATTAAGCAAGTTCATGAGCTTTTAAAGAATAACAGAGTCGGTTTGCCAATTAAAGAACAAGTGGAACTAGAAATTCAAGAAATTGATGCCTACCTAGAAGATTTGGATGTAATTAACTAA
- a CDS encoding alpha/beta fold hydrolase, with protein MIALNWQQRVGNQRDWVWRGWQIRYTYIRASQNSQNTTPLILLHGFGASIGHWRHNLEVLGEYHTVYALDMLGFGGSEKAPANYSIELWVEQVYEFWRAFIGQPVVLVGNSNGSLVSLAAAAAHPEMVKGIVMMSLPDPSLEQEAIPPVLRPLVKTIKSIVASPIFLKPVFYFVRRPSVLRRWAGLAYANPEAITDELIEILAGPPQDRGSARAFSALFKAAIAINFSPSVKALLPNITVPMLLIWGQKDRFVPPILASQFAQYNEKLQLLTLEDVGHCPHDECPEQINQVILDWINQSFLDEDK; from the coding sequence ATGATCGCACTTAACTGGCAACAAAGAGTAGGGAATCAAAGAGACTGGGTATGGCGTGGTTGGCAAATTCGTTATACCTACATTCGCGCTAGTCAAAATTCCCAGAATACAACCCCTCTCATTCTCTTACATGGGTTTGGAGCTTCTATCGGGCATTGGCGACATAATTTAGAGGTTTTAGGCGAATATCATACTGTCTATGCTCTAGATATGCTGGGTTTTGGTGGTTCAGAAAAAGCCCCTGCTAATTACAGCATAGAACTATGGGTGGAGCAGGTGTATGAGTTCTGGCGCGCTTTTATCGGTCAACCAGTGGTGTTGGTGGGAAATTCTAATGGTTCTCTGGTTTCTCTAGCCGCCGCCGCCGCACATCCTGAGATGGTAAAAGGGATTGTGATGATGAGTTTACCTGACCCTTCGTTAGAGCAAGAAGCAATTCCGCCAGTTTTGCGTCCTTTGGTGAAGACAATTAAAAGTATTGTGGCTTCGCCGATATTTTTAAAGCCTGTATTTTACTTTGTACGCCGACCCAGTGTCTTACGTCGCTGGGCTGGTTTGGCTTATGCTAATCCTGAAGCCATCACTGACGAATTAATTGAAATTTTGGCCGGGCCTCCGCAAGATAGGGGTTCAGCGCGTGCTTTTAGTGCTTTATTTAAAGCTGCGATCGCTATTAATTTTAGTCCCAGTGTGAAAGCACTGCTACCTAATATTACCGTTCCTATGTTGCTAATTTGGGGACAAAAAGACCGTTTTGTACCGCCAATATTAGCTAGTCAATTTGCTCAGTATAATGAAAAGCTGCAATTGCTGACTCTAGAAGATGTTGGTCATTGTCCCCATGATGAATGTCCAGAGCAAATCAATCAAGTGATTTTAGATTGGATTAATCAATCTTTTCTAGATGAAGATAAGTAG
- the infC gene encoding translation initiation factor IF-3, with protein MPVIEKKRTRDLPQINERIRFPKIRVIDTDGSQLGILTPQEALQLAEEKELDLVLLSDKADPPVCRIMDYGKYKFEQEKKAREARKKQHTADVKEVKMRYKIEEHDYNVRVKQAERFLKDGDKVKATVMFRGREIQHSDLAETLLKRMATDLEPFGEVQQAPKKEGRNMMMLISPKK; from the coding sequence ATGCCTGTGATTGAGAAAAAAAGAACTCGCGATCTGCCCCAAATTAACGAAAGAATTCGCTTCCCAAAAATTCGAGTCATTGACACTGACGGCTCCCAGCTTGGAATTCTGACTCCCCAGGAAGCTCTGCAACTAGCAGAAGAAAAGGAGCTTGATCTAGTGCTGCTCAGTGACAAGGCCGACCCGCCAGTATGTCGGATTATGGACTACGGGAAATACAAGTTTGAGCAGGAGAAGAAAGCGCGGGAAGCCCGGAAGAAACAGCATACAGCCGATGTCAAAGAAGTGAAGATGCGTTACAAAATCGAAGAACACGACTACAATGTGCGTGTAAAACAGGCGGAACGCTTCTTGAAAGATGGTGATAAAGTCAAGGCAACTGTAATGTTCCGAGGTCGAGAAATTCAACACAGTGACTTAGCAGAAACCTTACTCAAGCGGATGGCTACGGATTTAGAGCCATTCGGTGAAGTCCAACAAGCACCGAAAAAAGAAGGGCGCAACATGATGATGTTGATTTCGCCTAAGAAGTGA
- a CDS encoding sodium:proton antiporter — protein sequence MVDIYILDLLLIGLLLLVVTLGSGWITRLPLSFALIYLLVGILLGSEGLGMIQLRENNVFNAKVLERLTEFVVIISVFSCGLKIIHPLRWRVWNITARLIILLMPISIVGLAIVGRLFLGMNWGEAILLGAILAPTDPVLASEVQLTDTNDKDELRFGLTSEGGLNDALAFPFVYFGIYAMKDHNWGNWFKDWLLVDFIWAIASGMVMGFIVAKLIVWVDQKIQKKRAADALMEDFVAISAILITYSLTEIINGYGFLAVFIAGLIVQDSYRNPEKPMAQLEFIERLERLLEVGTILLLGSILLWRPMLNYASQSLIVIVLLFLVIRPVGAWISTIGKRPLNSQRRRFHPATRWLFGWFGIRGVGSLYYLAYAFSKGLKGEVSEQISWITYTTIVVSVVIHGISATPLMNWYEKQVATKASVTHNIISELGED from the coding sequence ATGGTAGATATTTACATACTGGATCTACTGTTAATTGGTCTACTACTACTAGTAGTGACACTAGGTTCAGGTTGGATTACGCGTTTACCACTTTCCTTTGCTTTGATATATCTATTGGTTGGTATACTTCTCGGTTCTGAAGGCTTAGGGATGATTCAACTGAGAGAAAATAATGTATTTAATGCCAAAGTTTTAGAAAGATTGACAGAATTTGTAGTGATTATTTCTGTCTTTAGCTGTGGCTTAAAAATCATTCATCCTTTGCGCTGGCGGGTATGGAATATTACAGCAAGACTGATTATTTTATTGATGCCGATTTCTATTGTAGGGTTGGCAATTGTGGGCAGATTATTTTTAGGGATGAATTGGGGAGAAGCAATTTTATTAGGCGCGATTCTTGCACCCACAGATCCAGTATTAGCCTCAGAGGTGCAACTTACAGATACTAACGATAAAGACGAGTTGCGCTTTGGGTTAACCTCTGAAGGTGGTTTAAATGATGCGTTAGCTTTTCCCTTTGTTTATTTTGGCATTTATGCCATGAAAGATCATAATTGGGGGAACTGGTTTAAAGATTGGTTACTAGTTGATTTCATATGGGCGATCGCATCTGGGATGGTGATGGGTTTTATAGTAGCAAAACTTATAGTTTGGGTAGATCAAAAAATTCAAAAAAAGCGTGCGGCTGATGCACTCATGGAAGATTTTGTTGCTATTAGTGCTATTCTAATCACTTATTCTTTAACAGAAATCATCAATGGTTACGGATTTTTAGCTGTATTTATTGCTGGATTAATTGTCCAAGATAGTTATAGAAATCCTGAAAAACCGATGGCACAACTAGAATTTATTGAAAGACTAGAAAGATTATTAGAAGTAGGAACAATCTTATTATTAGGGTCAATATTATTATGGCGACCAATGCTTAATTATGCCTCTCAATCTCTCATCGTTATAGTTTTATTATTTTTAGTGATTCGGCCTGTAGGAGCTTGGATTAGTACGATTGGTAAACGTCCCTTAAATTCCCAACGCCGGAGATTTCATCCTGCAACCCGTTGGTTATTTGGCTGGTTTGGAATTCGTGGTGTAGGTTCTTTATATTATCTTGCTTACGCCTTTAGTAAAGGATTAAAAGGTGAAGTCAGTGAGCAGATTTCCTGGATAACTTACACCACTATTGTAGTTTCTGTAGTTATACATGGCATCTCAGCGACACCTTTGATGAATTGGTATGAAAAGCAAGTGGCGACAAAAGCATCGGTGACTCATAATATTATTAGTGAGTTAGGAGAGGATTAA
- a CDS encoding VWA domain-containing protein, with the protein MNYKYFKKWLRFLPLSQSIFILLVMSISQFSSALAQTTKGGIDWIIVVDTSASMRGAGGTKDIFNQVKNSVTEFVNTARLGDTVTIYNFDSDVTLQAQEITITSNPDRGKLKKIINDLKADGVRTHTGKAVQQALKTSAVLNQRADANNRTVSIVLLTDGLEDVQGIPNPIRIPQSNQLLREQQCKPYVFFVSLGQKEHENQLNEFANNPALCGKGRVLRDPGGVQLNKLAQNIRPALIKPQIDVSLSNIDSPPALPGTVTKPIDINSVSNVNTKVNLQLQDLDKSGISLASPSTIDLIANQKRAIPVSLRIPANAQGGNRRLRLVLKATDQALASQVIDLSLTIKPELSLQPNNLDFGSVEAGKNSQIQTVIVRSNISGTASLQLQGNFKNISLKQPPANISLAVGETKIPIQFEVADSSFEGKRSFNVVITPNSQLATPLSTTVQMQILMPLGRKIIIFLLLILLLFLIVLTVICLIQRKTPWELTQEIRTRNHLEGELELLEPLPTSPEEQYISLTHQHRQKVNLSELIPAIAATNCDAELVIIWQSGKKYVYIRSIKSVIFVNNEKITTYQLYDEDTIQLGDVKLRFNWIGNQRPYEQNSGLANF; encoded by the coding sequence ATGAATTATAAATACTTTAAAAAGTGGTTGAGGTTTTTACCATTATCTCAAAGTATTTTCATTCTGCTTGTCATGTCAATTTCTCAATTTAGTAGTGCATTAGCTCAAACTACAAAAGGTGGAATTGATTGGATTATTGTAGTAGATACTTCTGCTTCTATGCGGGGTGCAGGCGGTACAAAAGATATTTTTAATCAAGTCAAAAATTCTGTTACTGAGTTCGTCAATACTGCAAGATTAGGCGATACAGTTACTATTTATAATTTTGATAGTGATGTAACTCTACAAGCCCAAGAAATTACTATTACCAGCAATCCAGATCGCGGTAAGCTCAAAAAAATCATTAACGACCTCAAAGCTGATGGTGTGCGGACTCACACAGGTAAAGCAGTACAACAAGCATTAAAAACTTCCGCCGTATTAAACCAACGTGCTGATGCTAATAATCGAACTGTCAGTATAGTTTTGCTTACTGATGGATTAGAAGATGTGCAAGGGATTCCTAATCCTATCCGAATTCCTCAGAGTAACCAACTTTTACGCGAACAACAATGTAAGCCTTATGTATTTTTTGTATCTTTAGGGCAGAAAGAACACGAAAATCAATTAAATGAATTTGCTAATAATCCAGCACTTTGTGGTAAAGGAAGAGTATTGCGAGATCCTGGAGGAGTGCAATTAAACAAACTAGCGCAAAATATTAGACCAGCACTCATAAAACCACAAATTGATGTAAGTTTATCTAATATTGATTCGCCGCCTGCATTACCAGGAACAGTTACCAAACCAATTGATATTAATAGTGTCAGTAACGTTAACACCAAAGTCAATTTACAACTACAAGACCTGGATAAAAGCGGTATTAGTTTAGCTTCACCTAGTACAATTGACTTAATTGCTAATCAAAAAAGAGCTATCCCCGTAAGTTTACGGATTCCGGCTAATGCACAGGGCGGTAATCGCAGACTGCGCTTAGTATTGAAAGCCACAGATCAAGCACTTGCATCACAGGTGATTGATTTATCTTTAACTATTAAGCCAGAATTATCATTGCAACCAAACAACTTAGATTTTGGTTCTGTAGAAGCTGGAAAAAATAGTCAAATACAAACTGTAATAGTTCGCAGCAATATATCAGGAACGGCTAGCTTACAACTGCAAGGAAATTTTAAAAATATTTCTTTAAAACAACCTCCAGCAAATATATCTTTAGCTGTGGGAGAAACCAAAATACCTATACAATTTGAGGTTGCTGATAGCAGTTTTGAAGGTAAACGCAGCTTCAATGTAGTAATAACTCCCAATAGTCAGCTTGCTACTCCCCTCAGTACCACAGTTCAGATGCAAATCTTGATGCCACTGGGACGAAAAATTATCATTTTCTTGTTGTTAATATTACTGCTGTTTTTAATTGTTCTAACTGTAATTTGCTTGATTCAACGTAAAACACCTTGGGAATTAACCCAAGAGATTCGCACTCGCAACCACTTAGAAGGAGAACTAGAACTACTAGAACCATTGCCAACATCGCCGGAAGAACAATATATCAGTCTCACACACCAACATCGGCAAAAAGTCAATCTGAGTGAATTGATTCCGGCGATCGCAGCGACAAATTGCGATGCAGAATTAGTCATCATTTGGCAATCAGGGAAAAAATATGTATATATACGTAGTATAAAAAGTGTTATTTTTGTCAATAATGAAAAGATAACTACATATCAACTCTACGATGAAGACACCATCCAGCTTGGTGATGTGAAGCTGCGATTTAACTGGATTGGCAACCAACGGCCCTATGAACAAAACAGTGGGCTAGCAAACTTTTAA